In the genome of Thunnus thynnus chromosome 6, fThuThy2.1, whole genome shotgun sequence, the window CTCACTTATAAAATATTCTTTTGGTTCCACATGAGAACAGATAAACATATTAAAGGAAGTTtacaaaatggacaaaaatcacctaaaaactgaaactacagacaaaaacattaaaaaaaaacttgtcagACATGATGGCTTTGGTCcatgaaatgaacaaaataaatgagaaaatgtcagCGTTGTGTCAATGTTAGTTATGAATCCTTCCTGTCTTATTATTTACtcacttttaattaatttttttgttcttgtttttcgtttatttatttcaacaaacacatttcaatatGATTTACATAAGACTGAAAATAGTCAGCAGCTCATTTCTGACCAATGTGGTAACAGATACTCATCTGACTGTATGTGCACACtgtctgatttttattttttttatctgtattcCTGAATTGTGTTGTGACCTTGTTAAACCATCTTGCAGGTCTGtttatttatctgtatttgtgaCCCTGGTAGACTTTGCTTTCAGGTCTaattttatatctgtatttccaaaaaaagtgagaaatattcacatttaagaggctcgaatcagagaatttggaattTTTTGAtccattttctgtcaatcggaGTTTGAATTTAATGTAAACAAATCTCATGATGATGCGTCAGGTGATGGCGGCCGTCTTACCGAAAACTCCCATCGATCTGTATTTGGAGGCAAAGTTAGCGCGACAGAGGCAGCGAGGTTGACCACAGACGTCTTCACCGCAGAACTCATGAGCACTGCAGACGGTGTCCTGACAGAAACCCTGAGGAGGGgctacagagacagagagggggggggggtcaacgTTAATGAACCAGAGAATAAAAGAGGATGATtggtaggtcttgatgagacgtataattgagttttggtttgatctctctacgacattcctacggaccgtggtggccatttttgttacataggtggcgctagagagcacattttggagctttgggggttaatttttacattttatcaaatttttaaccagacctgatgtgtgtgctaaatttggtgagtttttgagcatgtttagggggtcaaattaagggtttaagtcccgtaataataaagaaagaaagaaacgaacaaacacacgaaaaacaacagggtcctcgcccttaggcagaggactactgttttagtagtagtcctctgccttttgggctcggtccctaataaatgtgtttcagtgaaacatgtttgagctgctgttgtctttattttcagACTGCTGTCAGGAATGTTTCAGCTCCCACTGAGGACGACTGACTCGGGACTTTTGCATTTATCTCTAAGAAGCTTTGCTTAAATGTAACTCTCACTTGAAGAGGCTTAGTGAAGGATTTAAAGATTCATTTTGGGACTTATTTCATCACGTAAACATGATGTTTTAACAACTTCAGGTTGTGTTGTTCCTGTCTATTAAGGCTGGTCTTACAGCAGCTGGCCTTTGACTTCCAGCCTTCCGGCGTGTTGCTGCTGTACGTGCTGCAGGCTCTGGCGTAGGCCACCAGGAACTGACACTGGAGACCGTCCACCGCCGGGTATTTGCACAGCATGTTGGTGCAGGCGGTGATGAACGGATTTGGATCGATGTGGTCGTGGCAGGAGGTGAAGGGAGCCTCGTTCAGGAGATTACAGCTGTTGGGAGATAaacagaggtggaagaagtattcagagtCTTTACTTATCTAATATATTATGTCATTCTAATattcttttaatagccagtatgaacaggaggaatgattacagcgaggaaaacctttcactgttcatatgaacacctgactgctgtttaaGACACACCTCAAacactgtgaactcgtcctttttAAAACCAGATAAACCACCATTTAAATGTGActcatattttatgtatttggaCTTGGAACAAGTATCTGAATGAAACCATCTGAGTAAAGTGCCTCAACTATGCACTGCgtaaattgtattttataaaattatCCAAAGTTAagttgttttcaaatgtaaaatcttaaactGGAAAATACCCAGTAACTACAGCTGTTAGATAAATGTAGCGGagtaaaaaaaaggacaaaagttTTCCTGATGAAACGTGGTGAAGcagaagtttaaaaataaagtacaaacacctaaAATTCAAATGGATATAATTGCTTTTGTTAATTAACGACATGCTCTTTGGCCTGAGTAACACTCAGTTAGTACTGTAGGTAGTAAGATAGTTAGCCGGGCATGCTAAAGTTAGCATTGTAGGTTATTTTTAAATCCATTTCTCACACttgctgtcatgtttttgttattggGGCTAAAAAGACTCTAAAGTAAACAACCAGAGGAGAGTGTGacgtgtgttcaggtgtgttcaggtgcgTCTCTGCTTACTGTTCAGCCATGGTGGTGCAGTTGATCTGACTGTCAGCAGGCTCGCTGTACTGCGTCTCACAGCTAAGGGGGGGCGACAGACAAACAGCAGGAGgtcatgtgaacacatacaaacatagaAAGCAGTGGCAGCGTTCAGCGGGACGTTAAGGGTAGAGACGAGGTTTTTACCTGTCAGAGCTGTACTCGGAGAGCTTCGCTTCACTCAACTTGCTGGAGTTCACACATGAACCCTGCAGGGGAGCTGGTCCTGCTCCTGGAGGCAGATTTACACACTAGTCAGTCACATCTGGGACATTTTACTGCCCAAGGCAAGATCAAAAACCAAGGTCAAGATAATTAAACAGCACAGAGGCAATAAGAACACACCAACATTAAACCAGTAGCTCACATCATATCGCTACCCATCACAAAAGAAAGATTAAACTCAAGACAGCAGCTTGAAAACCAGGAAAACAGCAAATTTAAAACATCCAGCAGgagaaatgttttatgtttaccAGACATCCACAGGGGATCTTTTAACTTTGGTGCTTTATAATaccttgatttttttatttaaacgacaggttcacaatctttcaaatccgtcttaaaacaacagtcggTCAGTcaggaagtatagtaacaaaaagagggactttggcactaaaaagactataatgttgaaagatatctacttgatttgactcatttggacgctgaagcttcatattagcttcagataaacttttaaatacattttttgcacagaaggaggactgtgggttttgtcctccatcacttccattgtaagtgcattatgaagggatcttctaatggtcagtatgaacaggaggaatgattacagcaagaaaaacatatttcaatgttcatttgggctcctaactgttgttttaagacacacttgaaaaattatgaacctgcCCTTTACTTCAACTTTACTCAACTTCTGGTCAGAAGGCAAATTTCCAACCAAATGCAGCTCAGATTTCTACAAAATTTCAAGAAAACCATCTAAATGTTGTGAACAGTTGTTTCCATCTACTCAGCATCAGGTGTACGGTGTGCATGGATTTCAGTGCGACTTTTAAAAGTATGTTGGTctgaaataaattacaaaagatGTCATGATAACTAGAGCTACAACGATGAGTCAATcggcaactactttgataatcgatttaataattttagtcatttcttaaacaaaaaagaaaacattttctgattccagATTCAcaaatgtgttgatttgttgcttttctttaacataatgacagtaaactaCATTATCTGACTGCTggctggacaaaacaagatatctgAATATATCTCCGTGAGCTGCTGGAAATTATATTGgacatttttcagctttttctgACAATTCATAgacttaaatgataaataatccGCAGATTGATCGATAATGCATATCTTCGTCTTTCTTAACTCAGCTGTGAAGTGTCCTTGTACCTGTCATGTGAATCTGTGCGGTGTTGCCATCAAAGAAGATAGAAGCGTTGTATTTGGAGAGCGTCATCTTTGCGGTGACTCCGGTGTGGTCCTTAGAGAGCTCCACGCCGTGAATCAGCTGAGTTGAGCTGTTCAGGCTCAGCGCCGAGTCGTCCACCTGCAGAGATATAAAGACGAGGAACAAACACAGCTGAGGAGGAACCTCTGATCTGTCccattagagctgaaacaattgatCGGCTAATAAACAGATTGTAAGCAGGTTCAAAACCTGAAGGTCGTCAGGCTCAACTGAAATGTACAACTGAGTATCATCAGCGTAGGTGTTGATGTTTTGCTGCCTGTTGACCTGATTTAATTGGAAAGTTTAGCTATTTTAGATGCTGATGTGGCCTTTGAAGTGATTCAAGCTTTTTAACTTACCTGAGCTCCCCCGCCTGGTCCCAGTTGAATGTTAACGTCCTTCTCGTCCAGATGCAGAATCACATGGTCCAAAAAGCTCACATCTTTACGGCGGCGTTCCTGGAAGACGGCTAGCAGCTTGAAGCCTGTGTCTGATATCAGACTGTATGCACAGCGATCCAGGACAGAGCCAATATTTCCACTGATATCGATGACATCGGAGCCGCTCACAGTGCAAATGGCGTccaacacacacctgacaggGGTGGTGAGAGAGAGGTAGCATTGATGAAATAACTGACACGAAACGAGACATGAAAACGTGTTACTACTCTGTTTACatcttcgctagcttgttgtgatCATATCACATTTCACAACCTCTTAACTTTGTattgaagttctttgagaaattcataatgtagcacaaagtccagaggttgtgatatgtagcaaaACAAGCTACCAAAGCTGTGAACAGAACCACATTTCTGCCAAGCAGGTAACTTccagtctgaaaagtgaagccaatgcggaagtgctttaaacctgcattctttctaacggccagcagggggcgactccactgacTCTAAAAAGAGgtcagattgtatggaagtctataataaatcaagagagaagtagggtcattttctcatagacttccatacaatagGTTGTCTTTTTGGAgtcagtggagtcgccccctgctgagaaaatgcaggtttaaggcacttcagcattggcttcacttttcagacctggagctaCCTGCTTGGTAGCAAGCCAGCTAGTTAGCCTAATCCTGCATAAGAACAGCAGTTAAAACAACCAAATAGCTAAAGTGTGAGTAGAAACAGAACACTGAATGTGTAAAAAAGAAGCCTAATAAGTGTGTATGATGAttcaaaaatgaacaaagttCCCAAGGAAAATTAGTCTCTGATGCACTGCAGTATTCACAGGAAACAATCTgttcaaaatttcagttttactCAGACTTCCTGCAGGTATTGACTTCACTATTTGGGTTCATTATGCACTGAATATAAGATGAAACATCCATGAAATATATCAGTTTGTCAGGGGTCATCAGTTTACTCAGTGGTAAAATAGATCtaaaaacataatcaaatatgcaaatatatgtcTTATCTATAAAATTGTTCATGGCATGGCTCCTCTCTCACTCAGTTGCTTTGTTAGTAAATACAAGTAATACAAGTAAATACAAATCGGATTACAAGAGGAAACTTCATAATCCCACTAAGAAAATCTGCTTTCAATCAATGAAAGCAGCACATGAAAGGAACGCTGCACCAGCCAACAGTGGTCCTATATCAGGCTAAACTAATGTCTTTAAAAGGATAAAACTGACTTGGCTTAAATACTTAAATGTGGGTGTTTGGTGCAGGAAACTGTAGTGCTGTAAGATTTCAAACTTCTGATTTGGGGCAAAGACAAGTTTTAAACTATGGGACATCTCTAGTGTCATATGGGACATATTTACTGTCCGTTGCCCTGGCAACGCCCTCCTGGGCCACAGGAACTGATGCTGAGGGCGGCTGAAGCGTTGCAGGTTACAACACGTGCCTTAGAGTCGCACGCCACCGCGTTGCGTTCATAGAAAACAcctgaaacaaaacacagacgACTGACTGAAATAACAGCAACATTCAAACGTTCACCCACgttacaaaaaacataaaataagatcgaaatgtaattaaattgaatttggttaaataaaactaaattcaagtaaaatttaattataaattaaattatactaaaattgaagaaaaaaaattaaaaatgtaataaaataaaataactgaagttaactgaactgaattaaacctaaataaattaaagaattatataaaaatagtttaaataaataaatttgagtacaataaaacaatataaaacaatttaatgtaattaaattgtAATAATTAAGTGCTTAAGACATACAGCAACGTCCCCACTTTAATtgtctttattctttttcttgtaaaagtaaaaatgggGGAAGAGAGAATCAAAAGGAGGGAAAATTAACACCTAATTCACTTCATTTTCATGACTTTTTATGTCAATATCGTCACTGAGGCCAGGATATCCAAGTAACAAGTCCTTCctttcttaaaaaatgtatttctgtaatttagGTGAATTGACCCTTTAAGAACCGCCAGCTCTGCTAACCTGAGTGTCTGCATCCACTCATGTCCTTGTAGTACGCAAACTGCTTTTGTGTGAAACTCCATTGTTGCAACCAATCACCATCGACCTGCACATCGACGGCCTGCAGAGGAGCGACAGCACGTCAGGAACATCAAACACGTcaaactcaaacacattttaagatgtgacaacgctgtggttgaAGTCTGGTTACATTCAGGCACTAAAACACTTGATTGgctttagggaaagatcatagtttggttTAAAATAAGGTTATTTTAGAGTCGGGGGACCTTTGTCaacatggttacaataataaccacgtgGTTAAGACGAGAAGACGATCGCTGACTCGTaactggaaacaggaagtgaacagcgTTCTCTCGTATTAAAgtcaagcccccaggaagtgtGCCAAGATTTGAAGCCagtttgacatagtggccaaacgaTGGAATTGCAGCTTCCAGTTCCAACAGGGGCCCAAGAAGCATTTTTCTCACATATAATCATGGGGAAAGGAGCAGCTGGTGgataaaatggtggataaattcTTTTGAGTGTCACAATCTGCGCAAAATTACTTGTTTAATTATCAGAATTACATCCAttcggtctgataacatttggaaagtctagaagggCTGCATGATTGAATTATTGTattcccattcaagttagcaagagggctaaactggaagttagcccATAGAGCTCAGTATGTTTTGAACGGGgaatttctttacagcaggaagtgtttttttggcttcttctgaagctaatatgaaacttcagcctccaaatgagtcaaatcaagtagatatctttcaacgtggacacctgactgctgttttaacacACTTGACAAATTGTGAACCAGTCCTTTAAACCGACTTCTCTCCAACTATCTCACAGGTTTACTTACCAGAGAACTCAGTGTGAAGGACTCAGTGAGCTTTACTTGTACAGCTGCTTGGTCGTCAAACGGGCGGAGATGGAATTGAATCTGGAAACATGAAGCTGTCAGGAATCGATTTGTTCTGAGATATTCAGATGTCTGCTGATGAAACTGCACAGTACTCACATGATCATTGGAGTCCTGCAGATTCAGGACCACGCGGCATGGAGACGAATCTGTGAGCTGTTCCAGAGACGTGTGATAATCTGAACCAGCGTTAATCGTAACGGTTTCTATTTTCCATGAGACCTTGGTGACTCCATTGTAAGTTGCCAGGAGACAGTCGTTATTGGTTCCAGGACTGTAAGGTCCAGTGAAACAAACTGAGAGTTTGCCTCCGCTGCTGCCCACCTGCGAACATCAGAGAGACACAACAAGTCAAACCACAACACTGATGGAGGGGAAGCCGGTTTGGGGTTGAATGCAAGGAACTGAGATCGAGCGATCTCTTGGGAATTCTCGACAAAATCTGCTCCCACTTCCTGGAAAGAATAcctgtgtgaatgtgtagtTCAgaggccagatgcataaaacttaTACGAAGCCAGAAACATGCAGACCCGTTcctttcatcagatttataaagctgtgcgTGCACAAGCCTGATTTCCACAAATAGATGTAGACATAACTTTAATCAGGTATTTGCATATCAATACACTTCCTGTTTCACCAGTCTTTAAAGAACGGGTTCATAAGTTTaccagtgtgtcttaaaacaacagtcagaagcccaaatgaacagtgaaacatgtttttcttgctgtaatcatcagTAAATAAACTCATTCACTGTTTTATTAACAACCTCGACCCCGTTCTGGCTTATAGCATccaaattgaacatttaatagtctTTCCACAGAATCTTCGTTTGTGGAACCAttatttaataacttttgaattcctattactggactaCACACCATTAGACTAAAATGTCATCACTAGATGTCCATCTGAtggtgctgtagctaaatttaaggaagcaattccatcggTATtaaattcactgccatgtctcaatactactgaggactcttatgctaattttaattttaatcccaaattgatcatcttgttgatagtgctgcaagCTCATTGCAAAAAACACTTGACTCCAtcgcccctttaaaaaagaagataataaaacataagaggttagctcggtggtttaactcccaaacctgtaaattaaagcaaaaatcaTGAGAATGTAAAAGGATTTGGTGTTCAACCAAACTAGAAGAATCATACAGGAAGACCCTCTGTAAGGCCAGAGCcacctattactcatcattaatagaagagaataaaaacagcctgAGGTTTCTTATCAGCACTTTGGCCAAGCTGACAaagatccatgtattcctataactctcagtagtaacgactttatgagctttaatgataaaattctaactattagagataAGATTCATCACCTCACAggaacacaggaaccttagaaacagctattaaacctgatatatatttagtaggaatgtgcccaaatacaaatacgttattcggcaaagcacaaatagtggggttttcatgaatatttgttttatataaatatttttaaaattagtcacagtcactatctcagtgtctctcctctgctccgctgtgacgtcgaccagcaggtctcaacgaggggagtcacatccatctgctacatgacgcatatttcttaatttaGACATCgctttaattttcatctttaattttctaaaattataagtgtaataaaaacaaaaacaggattctccacttatttgaatacaaatacaaataattttaacaaatacaaatactgggcaatgtgcacatccctaatattttattttgtttttctctaattgaccttcctgaactaacttcaacgatttcttcatctaaaccatcaacctgtctcttagaccctgTCCCTGccaggctgcttaaggaagtcttaccctcaGTTAGCGCTTCTTTACTAGACATGATTGATCTGTCTTTGCTAACaggctgttttaagacacacttgaaaaattgtgaacccatcctttaagcCTGTCAATAAAAAGGTGCGTTGCCACTGCAGTGATGGAGGTTTGATTCGTCTGTACGTACGTTACCAGCTCAGTTATCCAGGATCACAGTGTTTGAGCCTGAGGATGCTGAACCTGAACATGTAAATCTGctctttataaataaactttactcaCATACAGTTTGTCGTAGAGCTTTCCAAAATACGGGATGCGACAGGTGCTGATGTCGACTTCAGCCGGGAGCGAAACAGGATCTGCAGCTGCAGACGTGAAGACACGACGAGAGTTCAGACATAAAGTCAGTCAGCAGGTagaatttatgaaaaaaaagtataatatttttgcaaaagttgtaattttatgcAAGAAAAGTAAATATTGCAACATTGAAGTAATTTCAATGCTAACTTCAAAGAAGAACTGTTGCAATATTTTGAGGTTAAAGTCTTaatattttgaggaaaaaagtcaaaatgttgagaaattaaaaattaaagctgcaaaaagattttaaatagtcaaaatatttcaagaaaaatttaatatttttaataagattaaaattaacttaaataaattcaaatacATTCAAtcacattttgagaaaaaatatcctaaaaatgtgatatataatattatattattatataatattccaagaaaaaagttgtaatatttttagATCAAAGTCATTCCTGTTTCAGAATTAAAGTTGTAATattctgaaggaaaaaagttgTCATGTTTTGAGATTAAATCTGTAACATTTCAAGattaaagttgtaatttttcaagaaaaagaCGTAAATATGTTACGATTAAAGTCGTaatatttcatgaaaaaaaagttgtaatgtTTTGAGATTAAAATCATCCTCTTACTTCTTTATTCTCAAATTATTAGTTTTTCAGAGCTGTGAGTCAGTTGCAGTcaggtgtgtttacctgtgaGCCGGCTGAGTGCGGCCATGCAGAGCAGGAGGCGGAGCATGTCGGAGGCCAATCAGCTGACAGAATCAGCTGAAACACAGTCGGACAGAAAGTCACATTTAGTGTGTTTAGAAGCAGCTGACTCAGCTAATCAGAGAAAACCTCACTGTGACTTTAACACATCAGAtctgtttacttcctgtttccaaccactgactgtatataaatgtatttattttattttacagtatttttactgtgcggtattaatatttttacttgTAGGTCCTTCTAAGTATGTCTTCTACCGCTGCCAATACCAACGTTTAGTTAGAGAAACattgaaaataaagcaagacaGAGTTTCTCTGCAGCCCAGAAATCACTAAATCTGCCCCTGACTAAactttaaccacagcgttgtcacatcataaaacgtATTTATTTCCCAACAGTGACAATTCATCGGCATCGGTACAGACGGATGATGTGTTTCTGCTGATAgaggcatcagatcagaaaacagtctGTCCTTTTAATCTGTAGGAGCCATTACATCtctacttttaaaaaaacagacagatccAAATACTGATATTAAGTTTCATGCCAAAGCTTCAGCTTCTCAGTTAGAACCATTTCAAAATTTTCCGAAAAGCAGTGTCGGAGCTAGAACAAATATCCGGGGGGGGGCAAGAGGCTTACAGCATGGTGAAAGTTAAACCAAATCAAAAAAATAGTGCATTCTCTACACTTTCCCAATAATctaacaaaaaatacaatgatAAATCACTTAGGTGTAAATAAAGGCATGGACAAGCACGTTTTACCGAAATGTTTGACTGAAAACACACGTAATAATAACACATAACGAGGTCACAGCAAATGAATTGTTgaataaaaagaacatttcagaTTTACATATAcctggccagtatgaacaggataaCAAGTGAACTTTAACGTAAGCCTGTGTAGGcctaaataacattaaatatcaAATGCATTCTCATTAGAACAGCTTCCATTCGTCTCTCAGCTTCCTCGTTAGGTCTCCTAAAATGTAAAAACGTACAGTGTTAGGCCACAGCGTTGTAAGtctaaatatttacaattaatTTTAGATTTTCAGTCATTCATAATGGATTTCAGTCATCGCTACAAATACACTGATGGGAGAAAACATATGCTTTTATACAAGTGAGGTGCACTTCACTCTGCCAAAAAGTCCTCTAAACGAAACGATCAAGTGTattgtttgaccatgtgactgcAGAACGACGGCAGTAATGGATGTATTAAGGAG includes:
- the LOC137185151 gene encoding alpha-tectorin-like isoform X1; this encodes MLRLLLCMAALSRLTAADPVSLPAEVDISTCRIPYFGKLYDKLYVGSSGGKLSVCFTGPYSPGTNNDCLLATYNGVTKVSWKIETVTINAGSDYHTSLEQLTDSSPCRVVLNLQDSNDHVSTVQFHQQTSEYLRTNRFLTASCFQIQFHLRPFDDQAAVQVKLTESFTLSSLAVDVQVDGDWLQQWSFTQKQFAYYKDMSGCRHSGVFYERNAVACDSKARVVTCNASAALSISSCGPGGRCQGNGQCVLDAICTVSGSDVIDISGNIGSVLDRCAYSLISDTGFKLLAVFQERRRKDVSFLDHVILHLDEKDVNIQLGPGGGAQVDDSALSLNSSTQLIHGVELSKDHTGVTAKMTLSKYNASIFFDGNTAQIHMTGAGPAPLQGSCVNSSKLSEAKLSEYSSDSCETQYSEPADSQINCTTMAEHCNLLNEAPFTSCHDHIDPNPFITACTNMLCKYPAVDGLQCQFLVAYARACSTYSSNTPEGWKSKASCSPPQGFCQDTVCSAHEFCGEDVCGQPRCLCRANFASKYRSMGVFGEPTVCRMNSASVSLAGCLLAEKGIDYSSLHLNDKTCKGQMDEKTHMVNFGFNSNKDCGTIVLAENQKIIYKNTIRTDINASSGVVSRHGSVQMDISCFYIQPELQNINFKIKGGKAMQQILSGSWNYTLSLKMCADLACTQPLDFSKGVQMDETIYIHVETDGLDGNLISLVTDSCYATDEQSGGDGLKYDLVKDGCGNPQDSTVKVVGNGKGTGTIVSFQMFQFKGSDSGVFLNCKMKLCLKNNPSCVPKCQRGRRRKRSVRPEY
- the LOC137185151 gene encoding alpha-tectorin-like isoform X2, whose translation is MLRLLLCMAALSRLTAADPVSLPAEVDISTCRIPYFGKLYDKLYVGSSGGKLSVCFTGPYSPGTNNDCLLATYNGVTKVSWKIETVTINAGSDYHTSLEQLTDSSPCRVVLNLQDSNDHIQFHLRPFDDQAAVQVKLTESFTLSSLAVDVQVDGDWLQQWSFTQKQFAYYKDMSGCRHSGVFYERNAVACDSKARVVTCNASAALSISSCGPGGRCQGNGQCVLDAICTVSGSDVIDISGNIGSVLDRCAYSLISDTGFKLLAVFQERRRKDVSFLDHVILHLDEKDVNIQLGPGGGAQVDDSALSLNSSTQLIHGVELSKDHTGVTAKMTLSKYNASIFFDGNTAQIHMTGAGPAPLQGSCVNSSKLSEAKLSEYSSDSCETQYSEPADSQINCTTMAEHCNLLNEAPFTSCHDHIDPNPFITACTNMLCKYPAVDGLQCQFLVAYARACSTYSSNTPEGWKSKASCSPPQGFCQDTVCSAHEFCGEDVCGQPRCLCRANFASKYRSMGVFGEPTVCRMNSASVSLAGCLLAEKGIDYSSLHLNDKTCKGQMDEKTHMVNFGFNSNKDCGTIVLAENQKIIYKNTIRTDINASSGVVSRHGSVQMDISCFYIQPELQNINFKIKGGKAMQQILSGSWNYTLSLKMCADLACTQPLDFSKGVQMDETIYIHVETDGLDGNLISLVTDSCYATDEQSGGDGLKYDLVKDGCGNPQDSTVKVVGNGKGTGTIVSFQMFQFKGSDSGVFLNCKMKLCLKNNPSCVPKCQRGRRRKRSVRPEY